The window ATACGCTACTGTATGTGTACATTTTGAGAACAAATTGTGCAATGATTTAACAGATTTCCATGACTCAAGTGATAGTAATATAAACTGAAAATATcatctggaaaataaataatgatgatgatgacaatgGTGatgtaaaagggaaaaaaataaagcaatcCAGGCAGATCTGCTAATCATCATaaactttctgttttcttctttttccgcATTGAtctgtttctttgaaaataatttCAAGGTGCTGTTACAGTGTTGAGCTGAAATATAACTTTAACGTCGATGCAGGTTCAAATATTGTTTTTTGATGCTCAACTGCATTGATTTCAAAGCTCTATTACCTAAAAGAACTGAATGCTTCTTCCATTGCTGACATTTGTGTTTCTTCTTACTTCTTTTCACCAGCAGACTACAGCAGCGCCACATGGAAAATTCTCTGTTGTGCTTTGAGAATGCAATTCTGCATGTGCatgcatgagaaaaaaaaatgaatacaaaGATCCTTTATTACCATTCTTGGCAGGCCAGCCGAACAAACCAGAAGATGATAGCCTCTTTGGGTGTCTTAAAATTTACACAGCACATGGTTTTACATTCATGACCCACATTTAGCAAAGTATCCTGCAAACAAATCTTCAGCCTGACTGACGTTGTGCTAAAATGTGCCCATGCTGTAATTTGTGTATAGGATACTGTTGCAACATTCATCCATACATTAAGAGTTGGGAGCAGTAAAAATAAAGCTCAGTAGGTGGCGCTCTTTGCTTTTACAACTCGAGCAGACCAAAGGCTGGAATTATCATCAGACACTGGAGAGACCTACTACTGCATGAAGACGTCTTCTATAAATACACACTGATATACATAGCTTCATACATAAAGGTATACTGGTGTCATATTGAACACACATATAAAGGAATATATTAATATCAAAGACATACACATGCTTACATACTAATCAAAAATAACTTAGATTATGAAAGATAAATCATACAAAAACAGTACTTCTTAATGTAAAATCTCTATATGACAATTTTCCCTAAGATCTAGTATTGAggtcttcttgtttttttgcaAAAGTCATCTGAAGCTGTGTTGGGGGGAGGGATAGAAAAACGAGAGGCATGTGAAGAAGACTGGTCAAAGGCAGAGATAACTTCCACCGTGTTTCAGGAGACGCAGCAAGCACGTAAAAAGTGTACACAGAAGGATGTCAcagctgctctgctctgtgtCACTTTCTACTTCTTGCAATCATTCACAACCTTCCCTGCCTCCCGTCTTAGCCTCTCCCCCTTCTCGTCAAGACCTCCCTCCCCTGATTTGTTCTGGACAGCAGCACGCAGACGCAAGACGAGTCTATTCGAATCCACCTCCATCCAGTTTTGTTGCTTGCATCTTTGGTGAGTGCTCGAACAAACGACTGCTTGACCTTGCACTCGCTCTGCCActgttttttatccacaccCAGGCATCCAGCCCCAGCTACACCTGTCCCCATGGATCTCACCGCTGAGCCCTTCGTTCTGCCGGTGTTGAAGTGCAGCTCGGCCTCGCGGCAGCGGGTCTCGTAAAAGTACTGTTTAATAGGCCCTTTCTGCGTCTGGATTTCCTGTAAGACGGTGACATTATGTCCGTACGAGTCGATGGCAGTCTTTTTGTCAGAAACCCAAACATTTACTGCCTCGCACACCGACTTCTCCCCTCTCCTTCTGTCAACCAAGTGTGAGCGTTTATCTCTTTTAACAGGACGGACAGCCTTCTTACCAGTTACTTTGGAGTAGTCTGCCCAACTCAGTGTGGCGCTCCTGTCGATGGCCCGGTCGCCATGACCTTCTATGTGTCCGTCTGCATCCTCCTGATCCTCTACATCCCCATTTACCTCCAGCAGGCCGCTCTCCAGCATGAGCGGGAGGGGTGGGTGTTCTGGAGCCGATGGGGAGGGTGAGAACAGAACTCGGGGATGTGCATCCAAAAACATCTCATCTCCCTCCAGAAAGCTGTCCAGCCCTgcccccagccccaaaccttcCTCCATGGTCAGACTCCCCTCAGTTGGACCTGCTGTCATCCCCAGTGTCTGCTGGCTCCCGGTCCTTATGGTCGGTGCATCTCTCAGCTGCTCTGAAGAAGCAGTTGGTTCTGGTCCTCTTTGACCCTTCAGAGTAGTAGCAGGACTGACAAAATAATGGTTTCCCACTGTGGAAACCTGTGATGGTGCATCTGTAGATTTCTGGGGTGTGTCCTTAGAAAACTCCTCAAAACTGGAGTGATcttgcctgctgct is drawn from Odontesthes bonariensis isolate fOdoBon6 chromosome 21, fOdoBon6.hap1, whole genome shotgun sequence and contains these coding sequences:
- the ntf4 gene encoding uncharacterized protein ntf4; amino-acid sequence: MHWLPLVAMVIASALPFPHNPVSRITTTTAQPGSDHHREHHRDPASRPAAHPVDYRGNASQTDYSTAAALSRHDNRQNHKDYVKTSTFKLDNQATYQSHSNSGSDDKTSDSLGVPSERGTLRTEDISEDNSLPKDYKVDSSSRQDHSSFEEFSKDTPQKSTDAPSQVSTVGNHYFVSPATTLKGQRGPEPTASSEQLRDAPTIRTGSQQTLGMTAGPTEGSLTMEEGLGLGAGLDSFLEGDEMFLDAHPRVLFSPSPSAPEHPPLPLMLESGLLEVNGDVEDQEDADGHIEGHGDRAIDRSATLSWADYSKVTGKKAVRPVKRDKRSHLVDRRRGEKSVCEAVNVWVSDKKTAIDSYGHNVTVLQEIQTQKGPIKQYFYETRCREAELHFNTGRTKGSAVRSMGTGVAGAGCLGVDKKQWQSECKVKQSFVRALTKDASNKTGWRWIRIDSSCVCVLLSRTNQGREVLTRRGRG